ACTTAAAAAAGTCTTAGATGATTTACATGAGCAAGGTTTACAGCAAATTAAAGCTGCCAAACAATTAGATACATTGAACGATATCCGTATCAAATTTTTAGGCAAAAAAGGCCCCTTAAGCCAAGCTTTAAGAGGAATGAAAGATTTGTCAGAACAAGAACGTCCACAAGTTGGTGCATTGGCCAATACAGTACGCAATGATTTACAAGCGGCTTTAGACCAAGCTCGGCAACATTTAGAAGAACAAGAAACACAACGCAAATTGCAAGCAGAAAAAATTGATGTTACCTTGCCAGGGCGTCAGCGTCATTTAGGTACTAAGCATGTCATTACTCAAGTAATGGATGATATTGAAGCTTTGTTTATTGGATTAGGATATGAAGTAGTCAATGGTCCTGAAGTTGAAGAAGATCATTATAATTTTGAAATGATGAATTTACCTAAAGATCATCCCGCACGTGATATGCAAGATACTTTCTATATTACTAAAGAAATACTAATGCGGACACAAACTTCGCCTGTACAAGCTCGAACATTAGAGAAACATGATTTTTCCAAAGGGCCTTTGAAGATGATTAGTCCTGGAAAAGTTTATCGGCGCGATACTGATGATGCCACTCATTCGCATCAATTTAATCAAATTGAAGGTTTAGTTATTGATAAGCATATTACAATGGCTGATCTAAAAGGAACATTGGAATTAACTGCACGTCATGTCTTTGGACAAGAGCGTAAAATTCGTTTGCGTCCAAGTTATTTTCCTTTTACAGAGCCATCAGTTGAAGTTGATGTTTCTTGCTTTGCTTGTGGGGGCAAAGGATGTGCTGTATGCAAACATACCGGCTGGGTTGAAGTTTTAGGAGCTGGGATGGTCCATCCGAACGTTTTGACTAATGCGGGTGTAGATCCCAAAATATATGGTGGCTTTGCTTTTGGATTGGGGCCCGATCGTTTTGCAATGCTGAAATATGGCATTAATGATATTCGTGATTTCTATTTAGATGATGTCCGTTTCTTAGAACAATTTCAGGGGGAATAGTAGATGAAGATTTCAACAAATTGGTTAGCTGAATATGTAAATTTGCCGGAAACGCCAGCACAAATTGCAGAACGGGAAACCGTTACAGGAATTGAAGTTGATGAGATTATTCAACCTAGTGCGGGCTTGAAAAAGTTAGTAGTAGGTAAAATTATGCAAGTAAAGTCGCATCCTGATGCTGATCATTTGCATGTTTGCCAAGTTGATGTAGGTCAAGAACAACTAACACAAATTGTCTGTGGTGCTCCGAATGTACAAGTTGGACAATTAGTGATTGTAGCCTTGCCGGGGGCTAGAATTGCTCACAATGAAAAGATTAAGAAAGGCAAATTTCGCGGTGTGGAATCATTAGGCATGTTGTGTGCCCTTCAAGAAATTGGCTTTGATGAAGCGGTAGTTCCAGATGAATATAAAGATGGCATTTATGTCTTTCCAGCAGATTCACAAGCAAAAATTGGTGAACCAGTTTTTGAATATTTAGGAATGGATGATACCATTTTAGATTTTGATATTACACCTAATCGTGCTGACACATTAGGTATGCGGGGCACAGCTTGGGAAGTGGCTGCCATGTATGATGAGAAACCACATTTTGATCAGCCTCAAGTACACGAAAGTGATGAGACAGCTAACGATTTGTTAACTGTAAAAGTTGCTGATGAAAATTTGGCTCCAACATATCGTGTTCGCATCGTTAAAAATGTTCAAGTTCAAGCCAGTCCTCTATGGCTGCAGCGTCGTTTATGGAATAATGGGATTAAGCCGATTAATAATGTAGTAGATATTACTAATTATGTGATGTTGGAATACGGGCAACCTTTGCATGCTTATGATTATGATCGTCTCAATTCTAAACAATTAATTGTTCGCTTAGCTCAAGCTGGTGAACAAATTACCGCTTTAAATGGTAATAATTATGAATTAGACTCACAAGATATTGTAATTGCTGATGAACAACGTCCTTTAGGCTTAGCAGGAATTATGGGAGGCAATGAAAGCAAAATTGCTTCCAGTACCACTACAGTCGTTTTAGAATCTGGAGTTTTTGATTCAATACGGATTCGTAAAACTGCTCAAAGACACAATTTACGCACTGATGCTTCTACACGTTTTGAAAAGGGAGTAGACTTAGCTGCTACAGCTGAAGCATTAGATGAAGCGGCATCCTTACTAGAAACATTAGGTTCGGCTACTGTTCTTAATAACCAAATTGTGGGTAGTCAAGCACCTTTAGATCCGATTGTGGTCCAAGTTTCTCCTAAACATATTAATCATGTCTTAGGTACCGACATTACTACAAGTGAAATAAAAGCAATCATGGAACGTTTAGGATTTGCGGCTAGTGGTAATGACGAGCAGATGACAGTTACAGTGCCTTTGAGACGTTGGGATATTAGTATCGAAGCTGATATTATCGAAGAAGTAGTGCGGATTTATGGTTTTGATAAGTTGCCAAGCACACTTCCTGTCGGTCCACAAACAGTTGGTGGCTATAACCAGCATCAACAATTTTTGCGACGTGCTCGTAGCTTAATGCGTTCATTAGGTTATGATGAAGCCATTAGTTATGCTTTAACTACTCAAGAAAAGGCAACAGCTTTTTCAGATATACATCAATGCGTTACTAAAGTTGACTGGCCTATGACCCATGATCACGAATATTTACGTCTTAATTTAATTAGTGGTTTGTTAGATGATATTTTATATAATGTGGCACGTAAACAAATCAACTTAGCTTTGTTTGAGCAGGGAAGAGTTTTTCCTAAAAATGATGAACAAGCTGTTCGTCCGCACGAAGTGGAATTTATCGCAGGCGCAGTAACAGGAAATATTGAAGATCAGAATTGGCAAAATTCGGCCCGTTCAGTTGATTTCTTTGCTGTTAAGGGTGATGTTGATCAATTATTGCAAGGTTTAAATAAAAAAGCTCAAATTTCTTATCAAGCCACCGATAGTATTGCCCAATTACATCCTGGACAAACTGCTTTAATCTTGATGAATGAGCATGTTGTTGGTTTTATAGGCACAGTTCATCCAGGTTATGCTAAAAAACTTGGTTTGCCAGAGACTGTGGTTTTCCAATTAAATCTTGATGAAATTGAAGCTTTACCTGATAAAAATAATATCTATATTCCAGCTGCTAAATTCCCAGCAGTTACACGTGATATTGCAATTTTAGTACCACAAACTGTCACTCATGCAGCCTTAGAAGCGGCTATTGCGCAGGCAGGAGGGA
The nucleotide sequence above comes from Bombilactobacillus bombi. Encoded proteins:
- the pheT gene encoding phenylalanine--tRNA ligase subunit beta, whose product is MKISTNWLAEYVNLPETPAQIAERETVTGIEVDEIIQPSAGLKKLVVGKIMQVKSHPDADHLHVCQVDVGQEQLTQIVCGAPNVQVGQLVIVALPGARIAHNEKIKKGKFRGVESLGMLCALQEIGFDEAVVPDEYKDGIYVFPADSQAKIGEPVFEYLGMDDTILDFDITPNRADTLGMRGTAWEVAAMYDEKPHFDQPQVHESDETANDLLTVKVADENLAPTYRVRIVKNVQVQASPLWLQRRLWNNGIKPINNVVDITNYVMLEYGQPLHAYDYDRLNSKQLIVRLAQAGEQITALNGNNYELDSQDIVIADEQRPLGLAGIMGGNESKIASSTTTVVLESGVFDSIRIRKTAQRHNLRTDASTRFEKGVDLAATAEALDEAASLLETLGSATVLNNQIVGSQAPLDPIVVQVSPKHINHVLGTDITTSEIKAIMERLGFAASGNDEQMTVTVPLRRWDISIEADIIEEVVRIYGFDKLPSTLPVGPQTVGGYNQHQQFLRRARSLMRSLGYDEAISYALTTQEKATAFSDIHQCVTKVDWPMTHDHEYLRLNLISGLLDDILYNVARKQINLALFEQGRVFPKNDEQAVRPHEVEFIAGAVTGNIEDQNWQNSARSVDFFAVKGDVDQLLQGLNKKAQISYQATDSIAQLHPGQTALILMNEHVVGFIGTVHPGYAKKLGLPETVVFQLNLDEIEALPDKNNIYIPAAKFPAVTRDIAILVPQTVTHAALEAAIAQAGGKYLTNIKLFDIYAGKNIKSGYKSVAYDLTFQNREATLTDQLVNQHFERVKQVLQEQFGAEIR
- the pheS gene encoding phenylalanine--tRNA ligase subunit alpha; translation: MELKKVLDDLHEQGLQQIKAAKQLDTLNDIRIKFLGKKGPLSQALRGMKDLSEQERPQVGALANTVRNDLQAALDQARQHLEEQETQRKLQAEKIDVTLPGRQRHLGTKHVITQVMDDIEALFIGLGYEVVNGPEVEEDHYNFEMMNLPKDHPARDMQDTFYITKEILMRTQTSPVQARTLEKHDFSKGPLKMISPGKVYRRDTDDATHSHQFNQIEGLVIDKHITMADLKGTLELTARHVFGQERKIRLRPSYFPFTEPSVEVDVSCFACGGKGCAVCKHTGWVEVLGAGMVHPNVLTNAGVDPKIYGGFAFGLGPDRFAMLKYGINDIRDFYLDDVRFLEQFQGE